In Eublepharis macularius isolate TG4126 chromosome 4, MPM_Emac_v1.0, whole genome shotgun sequence, the following are encoded in one genomic region:
- the LOC129329221 gene encoding E3 ubiquitin-protein ligase TRIM39-like isoform X1 produces the protein MATANPAKTLQDDATCSICLDYFQDPVMIIECGHNFCRACITKYWKASDCSACCPECRQLFSWKNLKPNRQLGNMVETAKQLNLQLKNSSEKERMCEEHQKPLTVFCKTDQTLICTVCDRSKAHRNHEVVHTPEASAHYKEMLLRHLENLKKERNKIQSAKSNGEKPCQELLKETQVKRQEIVSEFQRQHQFLEEQEQLQLSKLRDLEKEIERKRDNYASKFVDEISYITDLIGDLEKKDKQPTNEFLQNIGSVLDRCKKGTFQYPAIPDASDMKKRFYQFCEGSTFLQSSLRKFRDNLLKPKWIKENVLFDPETAHPRYVVSADRKTVRWGSIRQEFPYNPKRFHYVRCVLGCKGFTSGKHYWTVDVGDGDYWAVGVARESVEREEEIEFEPDEGIWALGLYNDQYKALTSPPTLLDVEDEPTQIQISLNYEAGTVAFYDTEDNTRLFTFQSVDFEGEEIFPFFRIVDSSTVLKLCS, from the exons ATGGCCACTGCAAATCCAGCAAAGACCCTTCAGGATGACGCTACTTGTTCCATCTGTCTGGACTACTTCCAGGACCCTGTGATGATCATAGAATGTGGGCACAATTTCTGTCGAGCCTGCATCACCAAGTACTGGAAAGCATCGgattgcagtgcctgctgccCTGAATGCAGGCAACTGTTTTCCTGGAAGAATCTCAAACCCAACCGACAGCTGGGGAATATGGTAGAAACAGCTAAACAGCTCAATTTGCAGCTGAAGAACAGCTCAGAAAAGGAGAGAATGTGTGAGGAACACCAAAAACCTCTGACTGTCTTCTGCAAAACAGATCAGACCCTCATTTGCACAGTCTGTGACCGATCTAAGGCTCACCGAAATCACGAAGTTGTTCATACACCAGAAGCTTCTGCGCATTACAAG GAGATGCTGCTGAGGCATCTAGAAaatttgaagaaagaaagaaacaagattCAGTCAGCTAAATCAAATGGAGAAAAGCCATGCCAGGAGTTATTG AAAGAGACACAAGTCAAGAGGCAAGAGATTGTGTCTGAATTCCAACGACAGCATCAGTTTTTGGAAGAACAAGAACAGCTTCAGCTGTCCAAGCTGAGAGACCTGGAAAAGGAGATTGAGAGGAAAAGAGATAATTATGCAAGCAAGTTTGTGGATGAAATATCTTACATCACTGATCTGATTGGTGACCTGGAAAAAAAAGACAAGCAACCAACAAATGAATTTCTGCAG AATATTGGAAGCGTATTAGACAG ATGTAAGAAGGGAACATTTCAATATCCAGCTATACCTGATGCTTCAGATATGAAGAAAAGATTCTATCAATTCTGTGAAGGGAGCACATTTCTGCAAAGTTCTTTGAGGAAATTCAGAG aTAACCTGTTAAAACCAAAATGGATCAAAG AAAATGTGTTGTTTGATCCAGAAACAGCCCATCCCCGATATGTTGTGTCTGCAGATCGTAAAACTGTAAGATGGGGGAGTATCCGTCAGGAATTCCCCTACAACCCAAAGAGATTTCACTATGTTCGCTGTGTTCTGGGCTGCAAGGGGTTCACTTCAGGGAAACATTACTGGACCGTGGATGTCGGAGATGGAGATTACTGGGCTGTGGGAGTGGCCAGAGAATCTGTGGAGCGGGAGGAGGAAATTGAGTTTGAACCTGATGAAGGAATCTGGGCTCTTGGGCTTTATAATGATCAGTACAAAGCTCTGACTTCACCTCCTACCCTACTGGATGTAGAGGATGAACCAACACAGATCCAGATTTCTTTGAACTATGAAGCGGGAACAGTTGCTTTTTATGATACTGAAGATAATACCCGTCTCTTCACTTTCCAGTCAGTTGATTTTGAAGGGGAGGAAATTTTCCCTTTTTTCCGGATTGTTGATTCATCAACTGTCCTGAAGTTGTGTTCTTAA
- the LOC129329221 gene encoding zinc finger protein RFP-like isoform X2 gives MATANPAKTLQDDATCSICLDYFQDPVMIIECGHNFCRACITKYWKASDCSACCPECRQLFSWKNLKPNRQLGNMVETAKQLNLQLKNSSEKERMCEEHQKPLTVFCKTDQTLICTVCDRSKAHRNHEVVHTPEASAHYKEMLLRHLENLKKERNKIQSAKSNGEKPCQELLNIGSVLDRCKKGTFQYPAIPDASDMKKRFYQFCEGSTFLQSSLRKFRDNLLKPKWIKENVLFDPETAHPRYVVSADRKTVRWGSIRQEFPYNPKRFHYVRCVLGCKGFTSGKHYWTVDVGDGDYWAVGVARESVEREEEIEFEPDEGIWALGLYNDQYKALTSPPTLLDVEDEPTQIQISLNYEAGTVAFYDTEDNTRLFTFQSVDFEGEEIFPFFRIVDSSTVLKLCS, from the exons ATGGCCACTGCAAATCCAGCAAAGACCCTTCAGGATGACGCTACTTGTTCCATCTGTCTGGACTACTTCCAGGACCCTGTGATGATCATAGAATGTGGGCACAATTTCTGTCGAGCCTGCATCACCAAGTACTGGAAAGCATCGgattgcagtgcctgctgccCTGAATGCAGGCAACTGTTTTCCTGGAAGAATCTCAAACCCAACCGACAGCTGGGGAATATGGTAGAAACAGCTAAACAGCTCAATTTGCAGCTGAAGAACAGCTCAGAAAAGGAGAGAATGTGTGAGGAACACCAAAAACCTCTGACTGTCTTCTGCAAAACAGATCAGACCCTCATTTGCACAGTCTGTGACCGATCTAAGGCTCACCGAAATCACGAAGTTGTTCATACACCAGAAGCTTCTGCGCATTACAAG GAGATGCTGCTGAGGCATCTAGAAaatttgaagaaagaaagaaacaagattCAGTCAGCTAAATCAAATGGAGAAAAGCCATGCCAGGAGTTATTG AATATTGGAAGCGTATTAGACAG ATGTAAGAAGGGAACATTTCAATATCCAGCTATACCTGATGCTTCAGATATGAAGAAAAGATTCTATCAATTCTGTGAAGGGAGCACATTTCTGCAAAGTTCTTTGAGGAAATTCAGAG aTAACCTGTTAAAACCAAAATGGATCAAAG AAAATGTGTTGTTTGATCCAGAAACAGCCCATCCCCGATATGTTGTGTCTGCAGATCGTAAAACTGTAAGATGGGGGAGTATCCGTCAGGAATTCCCCTACAACCCAAAGAGATTTCACTATGTTCGCTGTGTTCTGGGCTGCAAGGGGTTCACTTCAGGGAAACATTACTGGACCGTGGATGTCGGAGATGGAGATTACTGGGCTGTGGGAGTGGCCAGAGAATCTGTGGAGCGGGAGGAGGAAATTGAGTTTGAACCTGATGAAGGAATCTGGGCTCTTGGGCTTTATAATGATCAGTACAAAGCTCTGACTTCACCTCCTACCCTACTGGATGTAGAGGATGAACCAACACAGATCCAGATTTCTTTGAACTATGAAGCGGGAACAGTTGCTTTTTATGATACTGAAGATAATACCCGTCTCTTCACTTTCCAGTCAGTTGATTTTGAAGGGGAGGAAATTTTCCCTTTTTTCCGGATTGTTGATTCATCAACTGTCCTGAAGTTGTGTTCTTAA